The following DNA comes from Dehalococcoidales bacterium.
TGCAGTTATTATCACACTTGGTACATAGAAAAGTTGAAAGATTGCAGTCAGCTTCAATTACTCTGTTAAATCCCTTGAAGTTCGATTGGCTGCCATCCATGGATTCCATGGCAAGAATTGCAGCTCCAATTGCACCACTAACTTCCCGGTGGGGCGCTACCGTTATTTGTTTACCGGGAAGCATTTGATTGAACGCTGATACAATCGCCTGGTTATAGAATACAGCTCCAGTCAGAATAATATTACTTCCCAGTTTTCTGGAGCCGACTACTTTCGAGAGGTAGTTATTGACAATCGAACGAGCGAGGCTGGCAGCTATCACTTCTTTTGGAATTCCATGCTGTTGCACAGATGCTACAGCTTGACCCATGAAAGCAGCGCATCTGGTACCTAAATCGATTGTATAGGGGGCTTCGAATGCCAGGCGTCCAAAATCGCCATTTTTTACTGAAATACCCAGCATATCTGCCAACTCATCGATAAAGCTCCCTGTTCCAGCAGCGCAAGCTTTGTTCATCTGGTAATCAGCTACGATTCCGTTGCGTTTAATAACCAATTTTGAGTCTTGCCCGCCGATTTCAATTATATCGGCATTTGGGTCAAGCTCTTCCGCGGCTGTTACTTGTGCTGTAATTTCATTTTTTACCAGATCGGCTCCAATCAGGCTTCCTATCAAATATCTGCCGGAACCCGTGACGCCAGCTCCGCCTATTGATATTTCGCCAGCGCCCCGGGTTACCAGATTGGTAAAGACCTGCTTGACTGCATCAACGGGGCGCCCTGCGGTCATGATATAATCCTTGAGGATAACCTCTCCTTGAGAGTTGATGATTACTGCCTTCGTGCTGGTTGAGCCTACATCTACGCCAAGGTAGCATGGAGAATTGTTTAAATTATCCGTAATACTTGGTTCATGTGCTGCTGATATTTCTGTTAGTTTGGGGAGAGGATAGAATTGCTTGCTTGAAGCTTCTTCTGGCAGGAAATTTACGCTCGAAGGATTGTTTTTAGCTAGTAATGCCAAGCCAAAAGACTGGGTGTAAAGAGGCGATTCTGCAATGTTAATTTTAACTAGCCGGTTATTTCTCGCCGAAATAGCTGATTCGAGTGCTGAGCACACTGCCAGGTTAGCTGCCATTCCTCCGGTGAAAACAACTGGCTCGAGGAACAGGTCCTTTTTTAGTGAGGTGATCATTCGGGCGATACTTTCGCACAGGGATTTAAGCATTGCCTCTACGGGCACACCTTTTTGCTGTAAATGTATCAGATCGCTTTTAGCAAATACACTGCATCTGGTGGCAATACGCGGGGTAGCGCCCGTATAAGAAATCGCCAACTTGGCCAGGTCGTTTAAATGAATACCAAGCCGGTAGCACTGTTGCTGTAAAAAATGACCAGTACCGGCGGCGCATAGCGGGTTGGAATAGACTTTCCATGGTTTGTTCATGCCATGCTCGAGTTCAATAATCAGAGCAGTCTGGCCACCGGAGTATATTATAGTGCGGGTATCTGGATGATTATTCATTATGGCAGTAGTGAGGGCGAGGCCGTCTGAAAAATAGCTCCAACCTGCTTTAGTTGCAACCTGTTTTGCGCCTGAGCCAGATATCGCGGCACCGCTAATATTATAAAAAGGGGTATATTCTTCCAGGCGTTTGAGTAGATAGTTTATGGTTACAAAAGGGCTCGAAGCCGTTTTGGTATAATCCCGGTAAACTGTGTTGCAGTTAGTATCTGCCAGCGTTAGTTTAGCCGTAGAAGAACCAATATCAATCCCCAATGTGTAGCTCATACTGTATTTTATCAGAATTGAGGGTGAAATAGCTCATTTTATGTTATTAACATGATCTTGGTTCTTCTAAACCTGTCTTTCTTTGACGCAATCAGGAGGGGTATTTATAATGAATAATCGTGACAATTTAACTATGGTGGCCATGAAGTAGTGTAAATATGAAAATATCAACCAGAAGTCGTTATGGGATACGAGCATTGGTAACCATTGCGCTGTGTTCAGGAAAAGGGCCAGTTGCGCTGAAAACAATCGCAGCAATGGATTGTATCCCCTTTATGTACCTGCAAAAGTTAGCATCCCCCCTGGTTAGCGGGGGTATTCTTAACGCAACCAGGGGAATGAATGGCGGAGTTTGGTTGGCCCGGCCGGCAGAGAGTATAAAGCTGAGCGAGGTGGTTAGGTTACTGGAGGGGCCAGTCACGCCTGTAGACTGTCTGGAAGAGCATAGTGGTTGTGTGCGGGTGCAATATTGTGCTACCAGAGAAGTTTGGCTTCAACTAAAAAAAGCTATTGATGATGTGCTTGAGAGTACGACAATAGGCGATCTGGCTGAAAGACAAGAAAAAAACGAAATGTTACATGCCGATATGTACAACATTTAGGCATGTTGGATACATAAAATAAAAAGAAAAGTTGAGAAGAAAGAACTGGATAACCTGGTTGTTAATATAGCTCATGATGCTACTTGTTTAACTGGAAACACACCTCTGGTCCGGTTGAACAAAGTTATCGGTTCAGCCCGAGCAGAAGTGGTTGCAAAACTGGAATATTTTAATCCCACCGGAAGTGTTAAAGACCGTACGGCTGTTGCCATGGTGCTGGATGCAGAAACAAAAGGAATTATCACGAAAACCAGTGTGATTATTGAACCTACAAGTGGGAATACTGGCATCGCGCTTGCTTTTGTGTGTGCAGCCAAGGGATATAAACTGATAATAGTGATGCCAGAAAACATGTCGGAAGAGCGAAAAAAACTGCTCAGGTTGCTAGGGGCAGAGTTAATTCTTACTCCTGCACAGGAAGGTATGAGTGGCTCGGTGAGATTGGCCCGGGGAATGGCAGAGAACGATCAGAATTATATACTGCTTGGGCAATTCGACAATCCGGCCAACCCGGATATTCACACCAGAACAACAGCGCTGGAGATATGGGAAGATACAGGAGGGTTGGTTGATATCGTCGTTGCTGGAGCAGGTACAGGGGGAACAGTAACCGGTATCGGGAGAGCATTAAAAAAATTGAAACCAGAAATCCAGATAATAGCAGTTGAGCCGGAGGGTTCGCCGGTTCTATCTGGCGGAAAAACCGGCCCCCATCTGATTCAGGGGCTTGGTGCCGGTTTTATACCGGGGGTTTTTGATCCGAGTGTAGTTGACCGGATTGAAACTGTCAGTAATGAAGCCGCAATTAATATGACGAAAAGGCTTGCCCGCGAGGAAGGACTTTTAGCAGGATTATCTTCCGGTGCGGCCGTTTTTGTTGCAGTTGAGGAAGCAAAAAAACGGAAAAATCAGGGTAAAATGCTGGTAGTAATACTGCCCGATACCGGCGAGCGTTATCTTTCAACTTGGGATGCGTAGCCCGAATCAAATTTTACTCTGGTAGATTTACCATTATTCGCCAGTTTTCATGGGATAATTTTCCCCAGATATATAGCCCAAATCCTGAGCTTGCAAGTCAAGATCGGCAGTGATTATAGCTTCCGATCCAAAGCTCAACTCGCCTTTAGTTTTTCTTAAATCTATTGCCTTTAAGTACCGCTTGCACTTTTCACAAAGATAAAGGCGGTAATAATCATCTTCATCTGTTCTATACGAAAGTGTTTTTTGATCAGTATTATGGCAGAAAGGGCAATCAAGGCGCTGGAAAAGCCATTCCATACTACAAAAGGAACAAACAAGGTATCGGGATCCGGCTTCTTTTTCCAGATAGCTGAATGATGGTGCTGAGCCGCAAACCGGGCAATTACCTTTTCGCCATGATTGCTGTCTGACCCGCTCTTTAAAAGCCAGGGCATATCCAGTAAGAAAAGGGCGCATTGTATGGTGTATTAGTGTAGCTAACCCATGCGGAGAGACGCCTGCTTGAGCAGCTTCGGAAACAAGGCTGCTCCCCTCAAGCCATTCTTGGGCAAGGTTTGCATTCACCTCCGGTATTTTCTCTGTTTGTAATTCAGTATAATTGGGCAAAATATCTGAATATTGCTTAAACAGCTTAGCCAATTTTTGTAATGTATCATTGGCCAGCATCCAATCAACATCAAGTTCTTCGAATCTAGCGAGTGAACGGCCTTCCGCGGTGCGGTGGTTTATCACTTTTTGAGGTATGCCTACCGCTGGAACTCCGGTTTTTTGTTCAACTTCAGCTTGTATTCGGAGAAGTTCAAGATAGAAGGCGGCGAACCTGGAAGAGTGGGTTGACGAATCAACCCACTCTTCCAAACCTTTAATTATTTTACTTGTTGTATCGTTTTTTTCAGGTTTGTACAAAATAATCTATTATCCTTTATGCCTGCCCTGCAATCAATAGTAAGGCTCTTATCAGAAGACCGCCAAGGACTACTAATCCGGCAGAAGAGAAAGTGATACCAGCCAGGATTCCAGTAGAGTAGTCTTTTTTCAAGTTCATTCCAAGCATGATGAGTGGCGCCACAAGGCCGGCAGCAATAAGACCAACCCAAAACCACAGTGAGAGCTCACCGCCCGTGAGCAATGCCAGTCCGTCGGTAGCAGCTGGTGAACCCGAGGCAGAAAGCCAAAGTATAAACAAGGCAATTACAATCAGCTCAATGATGATTGCTATCACCAAAGATTTGGCCAGCTTGGCAATGGCAGACGATTCAATCTGCCAACCGGATTCATCGAAGAACTGTTCAATAACCCAATGGTATGGCCTGATGTTCGTTCGATTGAGCCAGTTGACTATCAGAGAGACTACGATTAGCCATGCGACACCGGATGTGATTGCTGAGACGACGAAAACCGCTGGCAGCATTGGGGTAACTGCCCAGAAAGGCTGGGTTGATGCAGAAATCAGTACTCCGGTATAGGACATGAGAAGTATAGACATCACAAAGCCAACCCATGAGAGGATGCTGGTGGCTTTGTCTGCTAAAGGCTTTAAACTGCGTATGTAGTGGCTGGCCAGCCAGAGCACTAGCATAATTCCGGCAACCATAAGCCAACCAGAAAGAATCCAGCCACCCAGAGAGAGAACCGATTCTGGCCGGAAAGTTACGAACATATGCCAGAACCAGAGAATATTGCCCAAGTGAGAGAGAAGCAGGGCTACTCCGATTAGCGCCAGGATGATGCCGGTACATACAGCCAGTTTGAACAGGTTTTTAAGCTTGCCGCCGCTGAATTTATCAGCAAGGAAAGCAGTCAGGAAGGCACCGCCAGCCATGCCGGCAGCCCAAAGATCAATCCATAGGGTTACACCCCATTCCATTCCGCCGATATTCATTAGGCACCCCCTTTCTTGCCGGATTGAGAGGCAAGATCTTGCTTGCGTTTAAATACTAGCCAGAACGGCAAGGCGGTCAATACACCTGCAGTAACCAGGCCGGAAAGCCATTTGCCAACGACATCGGAAGTAGCAACTTTGGGGTCATCCGGCAATCCATAGATCGCACTGGGAGAATCATCAAGGACATACATTACATGGAGTCCTCCCAGTTCGTTTTCGCCGTATAGATAGGCTTTGGGATGTCCATTTGCCTTTAGCTTGTCTACGACAGCACGCCCCTTGGCTACCAATTCGTCCCTGTCGCCATATTCTAGCGCCCCAGTAGGGCAGGTGGTAACACATGCCGGCTTTTTACCATCAGCCAGCCTGTTATAGCCAACTGAAGTACAGGCACTGCATTTCATAGCTAATCCGGCATGATGGTCAATATGAGGAACGTTAAATGGGCAAGCTTGGGTGCAGGTTCCGCACCCGATGCACCAATCTTGATCGATGTGAACAAACCCTTCGTCAGTTTTAAAGATAGCACCTACCGGGCAAACGATGGCGCAACTGGCTTCTTCGCAGTGTAAACAAGAACGTCTGAGAAACAGCCAGTCGAGCTTGCCTTCTCGCTCTACCTCAATGAAGCGCATTTTTATCCAGGTTTCACCCGAAAGCTCCCTGGGGTTTTCGTAAGAGCCCCAGTTACTGGTTTCTTCTCCTTTATGTTCATTCCATTGCTTGCAGGCTACTTGGCAAGCCCGGCAGGCTGTACATTTGGTGAGGTCAAAAAGGATTGCCTTACTCATTAGTCTGCCCTCCTTACATTACAGAGGAAAGTCTTGTATTCAGGAATAGTGGTATTAGCATCACCAACGTGCGGTGTAAGCATGTTGGCGGAGTCGCCGCTTTTCATACCGGCAAAACCCCAGTTAAACGGCAGTCCGATCTGGTGGACGGTCTTACCATCGACAGTAAGGGGTTTGAAGCGTTTAGTAACTACCGCAACTGCTCTTACCTCACCTCTGGCTGAGCTGACAACAACTTTATCACCGTTATCAATGCCTTTTTCTGCAGCGAGAACTTCGTCCATTTCAGCATACATGTCAGGCATGAGCTCTACGAGCCAGGGCAGGCTTCTGGTCATGATGCCGGTCTGCCAGTGCTCTGTACAACGATAGGTTGTGCCCACATAAGGATATTTATCGGGTGTTCCCTGTTCGTTCATCCATTTGCCGATAAAGGCACAGGGATTAATTTTCTGACCGGACATAATATTTCTATCCAGTGGTGACTCCCATGGTTCATAAACCT
Coding sequences within:
- a CDS encoding Rrf2 family transcriptional regulator, which codes for MKISTRSRYGIRALVTIALCSGKGPVALKTIAAMDCIPFMYLQKLASPLVSGGILNATRGMNGGVWLARPAESIKLSEVVRLLEGPVTPVDCLEEHSGCVRVQYCATREVWLQLKKAIDDVLESTTIGDLAERQEKNEMLHADMYNI
- the cysK gene encoding cysteine synthase A, which gives rise to MAHDATCLTGNTPLVRLNKVIGSARAEVVAKLEYFNPTGSVKDRTAVAMVLDAETKGIITKTSVIIEPTSGNTGIALAFVCAAKGYKLIIVMPENMSEERKKLLRLLGAELILTPAQEGMSGSVRLARGMAENDQNYILLGQFDNPANPDIHTRTTALEIWEDTGGLVDIVVAGAGTGGTVTGIGRALKKLKPEIQIIAVEPEGSPVLSGGKTGPHLIQGLGAGFIPGVFDPSVVDRIETVSNEAAINMTKRLAREEGLLAGLSSGAAVFVAVEEAKKRKNQGKMLVVILPDTGERYLSTWDA
- a CDS encoding formate dehydrogenase accessory protein FdhE, which produces MYKPEKNDTTSKIIKGLEEWVDSSTHSSRFAAFYLELLRIQAEVEQKTGVPAVGIPQKVINHRTAEGRSLARFEELDVDWMLANDTLQKLAKLFKQYSDILPNYTELQTEKIPEVNANLAQEWLEGSSLVSEAAQAGVSPHGLATLIHHTMRPFLTGYALAFKERVRQQSWRKGNCPVCGSAPSFSYLEKEAGSRYLVCSFCSMEWLFQRLDCPFCHNTDQKTLSYRTDEDDYYRLYLCEKCKRYLKAIDLRKTKGELSFGSEAIITADLDLQAQDLGYISGENYPMKTGE
- the nrfD gene encoding polysulfide reductase NrfD, translating into MNIGGMEWGVTLWIDLWAAGMAGGAFLTAFLADKFSGGKLKNLFKLAVCTGIILALIGVALLLSHLGNILWFWHMFVTFRPESVLSLGGWILSGWLMVAGIMLVLWLASHYIRSLKPLADKATSILSWVGFVMSILLMSYTGVLISASTQPFWAVTPMLPAVFVVSAITSGVAWLIVVSLIVNWLNRTNIRPYHWVIEQFFDESGWQIESSAIAKLAKSLVIAIIIELIVIALFILWLSASGSPAATDGLALLTGGELSLWFWVGLIAAGLVAPLIMLGMNLKKDYSTGILAGITFSSAGLVVLGGLLIRALLLIAGQA
- a CDS encoding 4Fe-4S dicluster domain-containing protein produces the protein MSKAILFDLTKCTACRACQVACKQWNEHKGEETSNWGSYENPRELSGETWIKMRFIEVEREGKLDWLFLRRSCLHCEEASCAIVCPVGAIFKTDEGFVHIDQDWCIGCGTCTQACPFNVPHIDHHAGLAMKCSACTSVGYNRLADGKKPACVTTCPTGALEYGDRDELVAKGRAVVDKLKANGHPKAYLYGENELGGLHVMYVLDDSPSAIYGLPDDPKVATSDVVGKWLSGLVTAGVLTALPFWLVFKRKQDLASQSGKKGGA
- a CDS encoding molybdopterin dinucleotide binding domain-containing protein, translating into VYEPWESPLDRNIMSGQKINPCAFIGKWMNEQGTPDKYPYVGTTYRCTEHWQTGIMTRSLPWLVELMPDMYAEMDEVLAAEKGIDNGDKVVVSSARGEVRAVAVVTKRFKPLTVDGKTVHQIGLPFNWGFAGMKSGDSANMLTPHVGDANTTIPEYKTFLCNVRRAD